The Quadrisphaera sp. DSM 44207 genome window below encodes:
- a CDS encoding radical SAM protein, which produces MSTSTAAAAPAVLAAGSSAAPPADPALRAPRRWVPKRVLVTASAAETEHGLGVVRRCEAAGVADIELLRADRLPSLRGADERATYALAKSTLAVVTSAPSSRRLQPVPPSADWRLDLATGCPAHCQYCYLAGSLAGPPVTRVFADLPQVLGAMDEHVGRGRVTSGSAARSGEGTTFEVSCYTDPLGIEHLTGSLAATIAHVGTHSWAGPVGLRFTTKFDDVSPLLDLPHAGRTRVRFSVNSAGPEGAERYEGGTARVRERIGALRRLALAGYPVGLTIAPVVPEPGWQERYGALLDDVAAATADVPDLDLTVEVITHRFTPRSREVLLGWYPRTQLEMDPEQRALKRGKHGSTKHVHRPEVMAQLRTWFQDALAERLPAARLLYFT; this is translated from the coding sequence ATGAGCACGAGCACCGCTGCCGCCGCCCCCGCCGTCCTCGCCGCCGGCTCCTCCGCCGCGCCGCCCGCCGACCCCGCCCTGCGCGCTCCCCGCCGGTGGGTGCCGAAGCGGGTGCTGGTGACCGCCTCCGCGGCCGAGACCGAGCACGGCCTCGGCGTCGTGCGCCGGTGCGAGGCGGCCGGGGTGGCCGACATCGAGCTGCTGCGCGCGGACCGCCTGCCCTCGCTGCGCGGCGCCGACGAGCGCGCCACCTACGCCCTGGCCAAGTCCACGCTCGCGGTCGTCACGAGCGCGCCCTCCTCCCGCCGCCTGCAGCCGGTGCCGCCGAGCGCCGACTGGCGGCTGGACCTGGCCACCGGGTGCCCCGCGCACTGCCAGTACTGCTACCTCGCCGGGTCCCTGGCCGGCCCGCCCGTCACGCGCGTCTTCGCCGACCTGCCGCAGGTGCTCGGCGCCATGGACGAGCACGTCGGGCGCGGCCGCGTGACCAGCGGCAGCGCGGCCCGCTCGGGCGAGGGCACGACCTTCGAAGTCTCCTGCTACACCGACCCCCTGGGCATCGAGCACCTGACCGGGTCGCTGGCCGCCACGATCGCCCACGTCGGCACGCACTCGTGGGCCGGGCCGGTGGGGCTGCGGTTCACGACCAAGTTCGACGACGTCTCCCCGCTGCTGGACCTGCCGCACGCCGGGCGCACGCGGGTGCGCTTCTCCGTCAACAGCGCCGGCCCCGAGGGCGCAGAGCGGTACGAGGGCGGCACCGCGCGCGTGCGCGAGCGGATCGGCGCCCTGCGCCGGCTGGCGCTGGCCGGCTACCCCGTGGGCCTGACGATCGCCCCGGTCGTCCCGGAGCCGGGCTGGCAGGAGCGCTACGGCGCGCTGCTGGACGACGTCGCGGCGGCCACCGCCGACGTCCCCGACCTCGACCTGACCGTCGAGGTGATCACGCACCGGTTCACCCCGCGCAGCCGCGAGGTGCTGCTCGGCTGGTACCCGCGCACGCAGCTGGAGATGGACCCCGAGCAGCGGGCGCTCAAGCGCGGCAAGCACGGCAGCACCAAGCACGTGCACCGGCCCGAGGTGATGGCCCAGCTGCGCACCTGGTTCCAGGACGCCCTGGCCGAGCGCCTGCCCGCCGCGCGCCTGCTCTACTTCACCTGA
- a CDS encoding alkaline phosphatase family protein, with protein MSGPAPAPAPGGVEPSAATGSLADVLPAVAAAMGSPLRPVPFALPQAPRVCVLLVDGLGERLLAARGGHAPALRSLAPGARVLAASYPSTTATSMGSFGTGRLPGAHGLVGYQVLDPASGRLLNELSWDDGPDPRRWQPQPTVFEHLAASGVLVTRVGPAHFDGSGLTEAALRGGRYRAAASLEARVDAALAALRAASRSLAYLYWGEVDKAGHTHGWGSWQWGEELEAVDRAVRRLVEGLPADALLAVTADHGMVDVPAGARWDLAHDAELARGVRLTGGEPRAPMLYCEPGAVPDVLDTWRARLGHVLSAVPREEAVDAGWFGPVADHVLARIGDVVVAMTAPASVHDSRVQRSALAQLVGMHGALSADEVRVPLLLAAGRALDQPA; from the coding sequence GTGAGCGGGCCGGCTCCCGCTCCCGCGCCCGGAGGGGTCGAGCCGTCCGCGGCCACCGGCTCCCTGGCCGACGTCCTGCCCGCCGTCGCTGCGGCCATGGGCTCCCCGCTGCGGCCGGTGCCCTTCGCCCTCCCGCAGGCGCCGCGGGTGTGCGTGCTGCTCGTGGACGGGCTGGGGGAGCGGCTGCTCGCCGCGCGCGGCGGGCACGCCCCGGCCCTGCGCTCCCTGGCGCCGGGCGCCCGGGTGCTCGCGGCGAGCTACCCGTCGACGACCGCCACGTCGATGGGCTCCTTCGGCACCGGCCGCCTGCCCGGCGCCCACGGCCTCGTCGGGTACCAGGTCCTCGACCCCGCCAGCGGGCGCCTGCTCAACGAGCTCTCCTGGGACGACGGCCCGGACCCGCGCCGCTGGCAGCCGCAGCCGACCGTCTTCGAGCACCTGGCGGCGTCCGGGGTGCTCGTCACGCGCGTCGGGCCCGCCCACTTCGACGGCTCCGGCCTGACAGAGGCCGCCCTGCGCGGGGGCCGCTACCGGGCCGCCGCCTCGCTCGAGGCGCGGGTGGACGCCGCGCTGGCCGCGCTGCGCGCCGCTTCCCGCTCGCTCGCCTACCTGTACTGGGGGGAGGTGGACAAGGCGGGGCACACCCACGGCTGGGGCTCCTGGCAGTGGGGCGAGGAGCTCGAGGCCGTCGACCGCGCCGTGCGCCGCCTCGTCGAGGGCCTGCCGGCCGACGCGCTGCTGGCCGTGACGGCGGACCACGGCATGGTCGACGTCCCGGCCGGCGCCCGCTGGGACCTCGCGCACGACGCCGAGCTGGCGCGCGGGGTGCGCCTGACCGGCGGCGAGCCGCGCGCGCCGATGCTCTACTGCGAGCCCGGCGCCGTCCCCGACGTCCTCGACACCTGGCGGGCGCGGCTGGGTCACGTGCTCAGCGCCGTCCCCCGTGAGGAGGCCGTCGACGCCGGGTGGTTCGGGCCCGTCGCCGACCACGTGCTGGCGCGCATCGGCGACGTCGTCGTGGCGATGACGGCGCCCGCGTCCGTGCACGACTCGCGCGTGCAGCGCTCCGCCCTCGCGCAGCTGGTGGGCATGCACGGCGCGCTGAGCGCCGACGAGGTGCGCGTGCCCCTGCTCCTCGCCGCGGGACGCGCCCTGGACCAGCCCGCCTGA
- a CDS encoding VOC family protein, with amino-acid sequence MPRTIFVDLPVEDLDASRAFSTALGSSVDPRCSDDSAACVVVDETICVMLLTRARSSDSITGEVGDPGATEVISALSASSREEVGDLLARALGADGQPWRPVMDEDSVYGASVQEPDGHVWEFFVMGAPVMEAPAT; translated from the coding sequence GTGCCACGGACGATCTTCGTCGACCTGCCGGTCGAGGACCTGGACGCCTCGAGGGCCTTCTCCACGGCCCTCGGGTCCTCCGTCGACCCCCGGTGCAGCGACGACAGCGCCGCCTGCGTCGTGGTCGACGAGACGATCTGCGTCATGCTGCTGACGCGGGCGCGCTCCAGCGACTCCATCACCGGCGAGGTCGGCGACCCGGGCGCCACCGAGGTGATCAGCGCCCTCAGCGCCTCCAGCCGCGAGGAGGTCGGCGACCTGCTCGCCCGGGCCCTGGGCGCGGACGGCCAGCCGTGGCGGCCCGTGATGGACGAGGACTCCGTGTACGGCGCGAGCGTGCAGGAGCCGGACGGGCACGTCTGGGAGTTCTTCGTCATGGGGGCGCCCGTCATGGA
- a CDS encoding DUF5998 family protein has translation MWDRSGATAGRGVQAPEELPPALVAELERCGYYPELVGDVVLVALAGEAVRAHLVHLETTFDTDAVRRHVTVLALTPTRLVVAHVDDHGPEAEGGAPVAVGSSESVPLSSVRSVVLAHRFPAPERHRRGGPPQELTLTVGWGTLSRVDLEPAGCADPDCDADHGYTGSVTGDDVSLRISADAEGQDAVRAALRFARALTAASSPPPGAPG, from the coding sequence ATGTGGGACCGGAGCGGTGCGACCGCCGGACGCGGCGTGCAGGCGCCCGAGGAGCTGCCCCCGGCGCTCGTGGCGGAGCTGGAGCGCTGCGGGTACTACCCCGAGCTGGTCGGCGACGTCGTCCTCGTCGCGCTCGCGGGCGAGGCCGTGCGCGCGCACCTGGTGCACCTGGAGACCACGTTCGACACCGACGCGGTGCGCCGGCACGTGACGGTGCTGGCGCTGACGCCGACCCGCCTCGTCGTCGCGCACGTGGACGACCACGGGCCCGAGGCCGAGGGCGGCGCGCCGGTGGCGGTGGGCTCCTCCGAGTCGGTGCCGCTGTCCTCGGTGCGCTCCGTGGTGCTCGCCCACCGCTTCCCGGCGCCCGAGCGGCACCGCCGCGGCGGCCCGCCGCAGGAGCTGACGCTGACCGTCGGGTGGGGCACGCTCAGCCGCGTCGACCTCGAGCCCGCCGGGTGCGCCGACCCGGACTGCGACGCCGACCACGGCTACACCGGGTCGGTGACCGGCGACGACGTCTCCCTGCGCATCAGCGCCGACGCCGAGGGCCAGGACGCCGTGCGCGCCGCCCTGCGCTTCGCGCGCGCCCTGACCGCGGCCTCCTCCCCGCCTCCCGGTGCGCCGGGGTGA